Within the Thermosinus carboxydivorans Nor1 genome, the region CTGATTGTACAAGTGTTGTTCGCAGATGTTGGTTTCCTTTACGGGTTTTTCCTGATTTTCGCTTATCAGCGCTTTCGTTATGCCCTGGAGCCATTCCTGACCAAGATGAAAGATGCTCCGCGGATGGGAAGCGACTCATATCTACTCCAATCTCAGCAATGATTTCTTCTGCATTGCGCCGATTAACACCGGGTATGGTGTCTAATAGCTCCAAGGCTTCTTCAAAAGGGCGCATACGGTCTGCTATTTCTTTATCCAATTCTTTAATACTTTCATCTAGCGTTTCAATATGTTTTAGTTGCATGGATAGCATTCATTTTTTGATGGTAACCAAGAG harbors:
- a CDS encoding transposase gives rise to the protein MQLKHIETLDESIKELDKEIADRMRPFEEALELLDTIPGVNRRNAEEIIAEIGVDMSRFPSAEHLSSWSGMAPGHNESADKRKSGKTRKGNQHLRTTLVQSARSAARQKDTYLASQYRRICSRRGSNRAAVAVGHSILIIAYHILKKKQPYIELGANYFEQRSKDAAIKRALQLLQNAGIEINLENIVA